From the Candidatus Micrarchaeum acidiphilum ARMAN-2 genome, the window ACCTCTGCAGTGATACGAACCGCCTCGTCGTAGCTCTTAGCATTCCTAAGCTTGTAAGTCAGATCGTTCATCTGGTTCTTTTGGAATTCGGCTATGTTGTCCGTGAGCTCCTGGGCCTTGTCGGCAAGCTTTGCAAGGTCGGTCCTGCCTGTAATATTCTCCTTTGCATGCTCAATGCCGTCGAAAATTTTTTCAACCTTTTTAGTGAAGAGACTGTTTATTATGGCCTTGGAGCCTGATGTTGCTACCGTCTCGAAAAATTCCCTCAAGGGCTTTTTTGCGTCTTCCCTCGCCTTCTCCTGGGCGTCAACTAGCTCAACCTTGGGCGCAGCCGGTTTCCCCTCAATCTCTGCCAATATCCTGTCAACTTGCGCATTTTCCTCTTCGCGTCTCTTTCTTAAGCGCTCCTTGAAATAAATATCATTTGCTACTCCGACAAAATTCTCGGTTGGACCCTGGAGCTTTTTTATCCCAGAATCTAAGGCCCCCTCATATGCATTTGCGAGGAATTTTGTAGTTTTATCCTTCTGCACGCCGGCATTTTTAACAAATCTTTCTACAGCGACCTCCACCATCTCCTTCCCCTGCTTCTTGAGATCCTTTTCAACTGATGACACAACTACCACCAATAAATTAAACCCTTTCATGATATTTATATCTTCCTTGATATAAAATAGTATGATCTAGCATACAATGGCGACTATTATGACTACGGAAATGATGGAAGGCGGCATAACCCAGTTCTATTCTGCCGATGGCGTAAAGCTCAACGCCTTTATGAACCGGCCGAGAAGCGTGCGTGCATACAAGGACCTTGCAGTGCTGCATGTGCATGGCCTAACTGGGAATTTCTTCGGCAGCACAGGCATAATGGAAATCTCAAAAAGGCTTGCCAGTTCAGGCATAACCTTCATGTCTATAGAAACGCGCGGCAGCTACATAGTCGAAGTCTTCAATAAGGGCAGGGGCAAGCACAGCTCGGAGCAGGCGCGCGGATCTGCATTTGAAAGATTCGAAGAGAGCGTATACGACATTGATGGGGCAGTAAGTTTCCTTCGAAGGGCAGGGTTCAGGCGCATAGTGCTTTCGGGGCACAGCAGCGGCTGCCAGAAGATTGCCTACTACGCATACAAGAAGAAGTGCAGGCGCATATCGGGCATTATTCTCATGTCACCTGTTGATGACTACAACTACGACTCAAGCTATTTCGGCAAAAATCACTCAGAAATAGTCCGGATGGCAAAGCGGATAAAGGCCAGGGGCGGCTACGATGCGCTTATGCCGAAAAAGTTTGCCAATGACACCCAGTTTATCTCTGCGGGAAGGTTCCTCAGCACAAACGATCTCAGCAATCCGGAGGCAAGGATATTCAACTACAACGGAAGGCTCGAAGAATTTTCAAGGATAACATGCCCTGTGCTTGCAATATTCGGGACAAGGGACCATTACGAGAAAATGGACGTAAGAAAATGCCTGAAAAGGCTTTCAGATGTAAGCTCATCAGCAAGAATATCGACAATGACCATAAAAGGAGCCAACCACAACTTCAAGGGAAGGAGGGATGCACTGGCATCGCTGATTGATGCATGGATAAAAAAGAATTTTGCCGAGGGCAGAAGGTAATGCGCTAAAGTCACACGTGGTGGAAAGCTATTTAAATGTTAAACTGCCAGTGCAAATACGGGTCTATTGATGTTGGCGACCAAGACTCTGTCTGACAAGCATGAGTTACTCGCGGCCTCGGAACAGGCCGTTCGACATCTAATTTCTCAGGTTAAAGAAAACGGCTACATATCCGCGGCAAAGGACTACTGGTGGTACCAACCGCACTGGATAAGGGACTCCTCCTGGATTGCAATATCCCTAATACGGTTCGCGCGCTATTCATCCGGCGACAGCCCCATGCTTGCACGCGACGCGCTTTCAGCTGCAGACAAGATAATAGCCTTCAACATGGACGTGGTGCGCAAGCACTCTGCCAACCTGCAAAGGGCCATAGACGCACCCTACGAGCACCCGGACTTCATGAAGCTTTCGCACAGGATACCTGCGAGGGTAGGAACCGACGGAAAATTCTACTATGGTGGGGGAATAAACGACATCCAGGAATCAGACAGGCACCACAGCTGGCTGATGCAGCATGACAACGTACCTCTTATAATGCTTTCAATAAAAGAGCGCGTTTCCAGCTTCGGCATGTCGAGTGGCATAAGGAGCTTCATAGATTCAAACATGGAGCTGATGCTGAAATACGTCGGCAAGATATACGTGTCGGAATGCTCAAATGCGTGGGAGATAAAGACTGACATGCTGCATGCATACGATGTTGCGGCCGCGCACGCGTTTTTCAGGGCGGCAGAATACCTGTCAGAGATTGGCGTGGCGAGAATTACAAAGGATGAAATAAAGACGATAGAAACCGGCATATACCGGCACAATGACAACGGCACAGAAAGATGCGCGTCCCCGGCAGAATTTCTCAAGGACTTGTTTGTGGAAGACGGCAAGCTGTACGCCAACAAGAGGCCCAACGCGAGCCGCCCCGAGAAAGATCTCGGATTTGACGCAGAGGAGCTTTTCATATTTACTGAGTTCGGCCTTTCCAAAGAGCTCGGGCCGGAAATAGAGCACAATACCATATCTTCGATAAAAAGCGAGCTGTTTGCAGGGCACGAGCTGCCGGTGAGGTTCAAGGACGACACCTACTACAAGGGCGGCCGCTGGCTTCTGCTTGGCCTTGAAATGGCCAACTACGAGATTGAAAGAGGCAACATCGAGCAGGCAGAAAGGACAATCAGGTACGTAATCGACAAATATGGGGGATCATACCCGGAGCAGGAGATAGTTGATCCTGCGCACCCAGAAGCAGACATGGACGGCCTATATGCTGCGAACGGCAGCAAGCCCATACAGGACCTTGCGTGGTCATATGCCGCGCTGGTAAACTCTACTGTAAAGCTTTTATCTGGATACGAGAGAGAAGCCATCCCGCAGCAGCCTAGGATTTCACTGCAGCGCAGATAATCTTAGGGCAATGTCCTGCTGACTATGCGAGCCGATTCATCTGAGCATAAGTTCGGCTCTCAAATCTCTGTTCAGCGCGCCCATCGTGGATCCGTCCGCATTGGGCCTGTAAAACTTTTCATAGAGCTTGCCTATCCTTTCGGAATCATGAAGCGATCTTTCTACATATTCCTTTATCTTCTTCGGCGTGCCTAAATAGCCGTGGTACAGTATCAGAAGCTTGACTGCCTTCTTCGCAGTATCATCCCCCGCAACGCTCCTCCAGAAGCCTATGTCCTTCTTGTAAAGATCATATGCAAGGTCGGAATACTTGGAGCTCTGGAGCCCAATAACCTTTTTAAAAACTGAGTCGGTTTCGCTCCTTACCTCATTGAGCGCAGCCTTGTAAAAGTCAGAGCTCATCTTTGCATTGTCCAAATAGCCCCTCATTTTGTCGTGCAGGCTTTTTTCGGCCATGATAACACCAATTGTTGATGTTTATGCGCATTTCCAGATATTTATACGTTCCTTGTCATGCAAACAAAATATTTTATAAGGGCAATGCAATAATACAATGATGGATTCAAGAAGAGTGTACAAGCTAATCCTGGCAAGCGTGTTCCTTTACGCGGTCAACGGTACAATAGACTACGTTGTGATAAAGCACCTTCAGCTGGGCACAGCCGTACTCTCGATAGGCATAGGCCTTGCAGTGGGCTTCGCAGTGGTCGCAAGCGCCTCAAGGCTGCGCTTTTCTTTGGCCAGGAAGCGCTACTATGCTTTCAGCGGGGCTTCGGCTCTGCTCATAGCGGCGTATACTGCACTGCTGTTTCTGGCATACGAGAAATACACGCTTGCCAGCATATACCCACTTATAGGGCTATCCGCACTCGTGTTCTTCGCCATAGACGCCATCAGGTACAGGAGGAGGGTCCAGCCGAGGAAATCGGCCATGCTGTTTATAGGGGTTCTTTTTGTGGCTGCGGGAGTTTTCTACGCGGAGAGCAACGGCTTTTCTTTCCAGGCAGGCACGCTGCCTTTCATAGTGGGAATATCAGTCGTAGCGGGAGTGGCGTACTACATGCAGTTCTACAGGATAGAAAAGTACAGCGTAGGCTCCAAGCTGGCCCTGCAGCCTGTGTTCCTGGTAATAATCGCGCTCGCCTTACAGCCCGCGATTGCAGGCCAGAGCCTGGCATACGTTGCGCTGGGGGTTTTGGGAGGCTCAACATTCACCATGGCAAACTTCCTCGAACTAAGGGCAATGAAGGCCAGCATGACAAGATCGATAAGCAGGACCGTTGTAAGGAGGAACCTGCTGAACGACCTCGGCTACCTTGACACCCTGCTCGTGCTTGCCGGCAGCATCATAATAGGAAGCTTCCTTCCGATAGAGCTCCTTGGCGGCGTGCTGATATTCTCCGGCATCCTTATAATAAGCAGGATAAGATAGGCGCGCAGCCAACGCCAAAGTCGAATATAAATATCTGGAAATGCGCATTAATAAAGGATTAGCATGACTAATGCAAACATTGCAAAGAACGTAAATAAGCTGGAAAATCCCGTTCTTGAAGACTCATTGCGAAAGTACTTTATGGCATGCAATTTCAATGACTATGGATTCACTGCAAACGCGACAATGATAGTGGAGGAAGCCATAAGGCAAGTAATATCGCAGGCCAACAAACCTTACATAAAGCCGGCAGAAAAGAAAGCCATTGCGGACCTGTTTCATATGTATAGCTCCAACTTCCTTCCGACATGCATTAAAGAGATGCATAAGGAGATCGCAGAATCAAAGGTATACACATACTTCCTGTGGCAGCAGTACAACTTGATGCAGGAAAGGGAAGACTTTGCGATAGAGGAAATTCCTGCAGTTTACAAAAGAATGCTGAGAGAGCAGAAAACCGACTCTATGCCAAAAATAGCACAAAGGTGACAAGATGGCAACCAAAACCGAAAGCGAGATAAAAAGGCTGCAGAGGGAAATGATAACCTCAGGCAAAAATGACCTGGAAATATTGCCAGATGGAAAGATAACAGATATCGTCGTATCCGTTTTGCGAGACAAGATCGATCCTGATCCGTTCGGAACCAAATCTGTTGCATTGGCAGATGCGACCAGAGCAACGCAAGGTCTGATAAATGACATCAGAGAGAACTACGAGAACTGGTCCCCCAAATTAAAAGACGCAATAAGGACGGGAGACCACAGGCCGCTGCTGAGCGAAGAAGCCCAGGTTTTAACCAATGCGCTCGATCCTAAAAGCACCGAGAGACTCGGAGAAACAGGCATAAAAACAATGGCTGCAGGCGTAAACTCATTCATGGCGATTCCAAGGGCAACGACAGAGCTCAGGATGGAATCCTACCAGAGCAAAATAGACGAGCTGCGCCGCAAAGGCTACCTGTAAGCAGCGCGGCGCAGTCAAATCTGCTTATTTGCCGCCAATCTTGAACATTTTAGTCCCGCAGACAGGGCACACTCCTGTGGTTGCCTTCTTTCCGTTCTTCATGGTAACCTCGTGCGCGTCCTTCATCTCCCTCTTCGCTTTGCATTTAACGCAGTATGCTTCCATAATATCACAGAATAATTTTCAAGCTACAATATAAAAATCCGTAGCATGCCCGCCAATCCAATGGAAAATCAGCCGCAGGCTATTGCCTGCGCATCCTCACATACCCATCTAAGGCGCGCGCCATTACCTCATCAGAGTCCACTTCATAGACTCCAAAGACCTTTATCGGGACTTCCTCCCGCCTCATTTCCTTCCTGAACTCCTTTACCGATTCCTTACCTATCCTTATCGACTCGTATATTCCGTCAACTCCAAGGTCCCCGGAAGGAATATCATACGCGTAGAGCGCTGCGATATACTTCAGCCTGCCGCGAAGCGGTGAAGCCACAACCCTGAGAATCTCAGTCTCGCTATTTTTATAGGGTACCACAATGCTGTATGAAGGGAAACCATCATAATTTGTTATGTCTATCTTTTCCATTGAGCTTCTAGGTATGCCCGACTTTCTGCTCACAACATCTGCAAATCTGTCCGACAGCTCTGATGCTGTTTTAGCCGCCTGCTTAATTTCCTGCATCGTCTGCATCTTCTTATGGAACATTTAAATCACATTATAGCATTCCATAAATCCAGATATTTATATATTTTTGATACTTGCACATTTTTGTTCTGAATATCGCCAGACTTTATTGGGAAAGAGCCCATATACAAACAATTAATAATCTATTAAAATAACAACAGTTAGGTGGTAACATGGCACCAAGGAATAAGCAAACTCCAAAACCTGAAGAATACAGTTCCATAATGAGAAAGGAAAGCAAATCTCAATCTGTCGCCAGCGATTCCAAGATCGAATCTTTACTAAATGAACTAATTGAAGATTACATCGCAGGTAAAGTTGTCCGGTTCAATGAAGGCGCGCCGAAGCCCAATGCAAACCGTAAAGAAGAGGCAGCAAAAGCAATTAAAGACCTATTGGACGAACACGGAATTAGAAAATCTGAGGGCGAATGCCTGAATATGGCCGAGACATTTCTGCATGCTATAGACAAGCTTTCTAGTTCCGATGCATAAAAGCGGCTTATTGAAGCGCCTCAAAATTTGCTCATCTAAGGAGCCACTTCCACAGAGGAACAAAAGAGATGTCATGACCATATATGCGCTTATCTGCTTCGTAGTCAAGCGTAATTACAAGCAGCTTGTCGCATTGGAGCTCATCGCTTGCCTCTATAATATTTGTTGTTTCTCTTTCCTTTATTTCTTGTTCTGATGATGCATTTGTAACCTGGATAAGCATATCTACCTTTTCGCCAGACTTTATGATGAAATCGACCTCGCGGTGTTTGTAGTCTTTCCAATAATATAAGTTAAAGTTGCGTCCGGCAGCGCTCCTGCGCTTCAGTTCTATCGCCACGCACGTTTCCATAAGCCTTGAGAGGTTCTTGTCACTGCTGAAGCCGAGGAGGTTGACAAACCCAGTATCTACGGCAAAGCCTTTTTTCGGCGCGATCGCCACATTTTTAAGCTTGTAAGAAAACCTTTCCACAGTAAATATGAGGTATGCATCTTCCATGTACTTTACCCAGTTGGAGAGGGTTATATGGTTCTTTACGGGTGTGGTGCCACTAAGCGACGAATATGTAAATTCCTGCGAGGAGTTGCTTATCAAGAACCTCGCAATCTGCCTTAGCGCTTCGGCGTGCTTTATCCTGTGCCTCTGTATGATATCCCTGTTTATTATGTCGTTGTAAATGCTCTCCAGCGATGCCCTCCCATACTTGAAAAATTCAGGGAAGCCACCATTGCGAAGGTATTCCAGCAGCATCTTGTTTATATTCGCGCGCTCCTGTGTCGTTAGCGCGCCGCCAACCCGAACGCTTTTGTATTCGAGGAATTCCGAAAAACTGAACGGGTATAGCGTAAAATCTATATGCCTGCCCGTAAGCCTTGTTGCGAGCTCGCCGCTGAGCAGCTTTGAGTTTGAGCCTGTGACTATGACGCGCTTGGTTTCCCTTAGCCTGCCCACGAAAGGCTCCCAGCCTTCGACATTCTGAACCTCGTCGAGTATCATCCTGTCGAGATCGCTGCCGTAGAGCTCATAGAATGCCTGAAGCACGGAATTCAAGTCGCCAGCGCTCATGCCCAGCAGCCTTTCATCATCGAAGTTTATGTAGCCGTGCTTTTGGCCATTGAAAAGCTGTACTGCAAGCGTTGACTTGCCGCAACGGCGCACGCCAAGTATGAATAGTGCAACGTTAGATGCGAGGTAATCTTCAAGCTTGGCATCCCTTGCTATTATGTGTTCACTGCCAAGCTTCTGCTTTATCATATCTGCCTGCTCCCTGATTATTGCCTTTAGCTGCTCCTTGTCCATGCCATCATCGAGTTAACACAGCCATTCGTTACACGATACCTGCGTGCACACTCAATAGCTTTGCTACAATACTAATATAGTATACTATATAATATTTATAAAAAGCTTTGCATTATACTATATCATATTTACACAAGGCGAGATATTCAAATATTATTATTAAAAATATTTTATAATATAAAATATTGCTTTTCGACTTATCCTTATTCTTTTATTGCAAAATGCATAGCAGAAAGTCCGGTAATCCTTAGGCAACTGCCTTTGCCTTGGAGAAGGAATAGGCTCCCAGCGCCAGCATCACGAGCGCTATTGCTCCGAGTATCACCGCATCCATCCATACCGGGAACACCGAAACTCCCAGCAGAGCGCCTCTCATGCCGTCAACTCCGTACGTCAAAGGGTTGACATACGTAACATACCGTATGAAGCCGGGCAGGGCGCTCACAGGATATATGGCCCCAGACAAGAAAAATATGGGAAATATAAGCAGGTTTAGTATTAGGCCGAAGCCCTGCATGTCTGTCATTACCGAAGCCAGTATCAGCCCTATTGATATGAATACAAGGCCTATAAGGAGCATGAACCCGAAGGCAACGAACAGCCCGGCTATGCTCACAATGTGGAAGCCTATGAAAAGCGAGAACACTATAAGAAGCAGGCTTTGCAGGAAAGCGGTGGTTATGCCTCCGAAAGTCCTGCCCAGCATTATGCTAAGCCTGCTCACCGGAGCCACCATGACCTCCTTGAGGAATCCGAACTGCCTGTCCCAAAGCAGGGATATGCCTGCCGTGGTAGCAGCAAAAAGCATTGACATGCCAAGTATCCCAGGAACCAGGAAGTCTATGTAGCTAAAGCCAGGAGGAAGCCCCGGGAACTTTACAGCGCTGAAGCCTGCGCCAAGGAATATAAGGAACAGGAACGGCATTGCCACTGACCCTATTATCTGCGAAGGGGAGCGCTTGAAGCGCTTCATAGCCCTGAGCCAAAGGACGTATACTGCTGCAAGGTTCCTGTTCATTGCATTACCTCATCCTGCTGCGCATTATTCCGCGAATGCGCTCGTTGGATTCAGCTTCGGAATCGCGTATGCTTTTTCCTGTATAATATATGAAAACATCCTCAAGGCTTGGCTTGTGCACCTCAACGCTGGTTATCTTTATGCCTGCCTTGTAGGCAATGGACATTATCCTGGGAAGCGCCGACTCTGCCTCCCTGACGTATACATAAAGGTTGAGGCCGTCTTTCCTCGTCGATTTCACGAACTTCTCCTCCTTCATAGCCATGATGAGCCTGTTGCTGCTGTCTTCGTTCTCCAGCCTGACTATCGCAGCATCGCCCTGCAGCTTCCGCTTAAGGTTCTGCGGCGTGTCGCAAGCCACTATTTTCCCGTGGTCCATTATCGCTATCCTGTCGCATATGTAGTCCGCTTCCTCTATGTAGTGCGTTGTTATGAATATGCTGAGCCTGTACTTCCTGTTGAGGGCCTTTATGTAGTCGAGTATGTGCCTCCTTGTCTGCGCGTCCAGCCCTACGGTGGGCTCGTCCAGGAACAGCACTTCGGGCTCGTTCAGAAGGCCGCGCGCAATCTCAAGCCTGCGGCGCATGCCTCCGGAATACTTGACAACAAGCTTATCCGCGCTGTCCGTAAGCTCTACCATCTCCAGCATCTCCTTTATGCGCTTCCTCCGCTCCTCCTTGCCTATGCCGTATATGATTGCATGGAAGTCAAGGTTCTCGTAGCCGGTGAGCCTGTCGTCAAGGGAAGGATCCTGGAAGACTATGCCTATCGCGCTCCTGACCTTTTCCTTTTCATTCGAGATGTCAAAGCCAGCTACCTTCGCCTGGCCGCTTGTCTTGTCTATTATTGTAGTGAGCATGTGGACTGTGGTCGTCTTGCCCGCGCCGTTAGGGCCGAGAAAGCCGAATATCTCGCCCTTCTTTACTCTGAAGGATATGCCTTTAACCGCGGTGAA encodes:
- a CDS encoding daunorubicin resistance ABC transporter ATPase subunit, producing the protein MADSIYVSKLVKKYGSFTAVKGISFRVKKGEIFGFLGPNGAGKTTTVHMLTTIIDKTSGQAKVAGFDISNEKEKVRSAIGIVFQDPSLDDRLTGYENLDFHAIIYGIGKEERRKRIKEMLEMVELTDSADKLVVKYSGGMRRRLEIARGLLNEPEVLFLDEPTVGLDAQTRRHILDYIKALNRKYRLSIFITTHYIEEADYICDRIAIMDHGKIVACDTPQNLKRKLQGDAAIVRLENEDSSNRLIMAMKEEKFVKSTRKDGLNLYVYVREAESALPRIMSIAYKAGIKITSVEVHKPSLEDVFIYYTGKSIRDSEAESNERIRGIMRSRMR
- a CDS encoding ABC-2 type transporter produces the protein MNRNLAAVYVLWLRAMKRFKRSPSQIIGSVAMPFLFLIFLGAGFSAVKFPGLPPGFSYIDFLVPGILGMSMLFAATTAGISLLWDRQFGFLKEVMVAPVSRLSIMLGRTFGGITTAFLQSLLLIVFSLFIGFHIVSIAGLFVAFGFMLLIGLVFISIGLILASVMTDMQGFGLILNLLIFPIFFLSGAIYPVSALPGFIRYVTYVNPLTYGVDGMRGALLGVSVFPVWMDAVILGAIALVMLALGAYSFSKAKAVA